AGATGGGTATTTTCCTTGCCGTCTTGAATTGGATGCTGACTGGTATGTAGAAATTGGGGAAACGAAGCTACGGCTCCATCCCAAAACCGTATACCGGGCCATGCTACTGTTCTAGGTCCGAAAGGAAGGACAAGTCTGTTTCCGGTAGAAACAGGCTTGTTTTCTATTTCAACGGCGCCAGTGAAAAATCCGAATAGGAAACGCCACCGCCATGTCAGTGACAAAACAAATTAGCCCCCGTCATTGTCGGTTCCGAATTTACCGTCAATGAGAGG
The sequence above is drawn from the Effusibacillus lacus genome and encodes:
- a CDS encoding DUF5348 domain-containing protein; its protein translation is MNELRYRPSAKRWHAYRNGLYECPLHCGNLLAIQIGDGYFPCRLELDADWYVEIGETKLRLHPKTVYRAMLLF